In a genomic window of Piliocolobus tephrosceles isolate RC106 chromosome 1, ASM277652v3, whole genome shotgun sequence:
- the PSMB4 gene encoding proteasome subunit beta type-4 — MEAFLGSRSGLWAGGPAPGQFYRIPSTPDSFMDPASALYRGPITRTQNPMVTGTSVLGVKFEGGVVIAADMLGSYGSLARFRNISRIMRVNNSTMLGASGDYADFQYLKQVLGQMVIDEELLGDGHSYSPRAIHSWLTRAMYSRRSKMNPLWNTMVIGGYADGESFLGYVDMLGVAYEAPSLATGYGAYLAQPLLREVLEKQPVLSQTEARNLVERCMRVLYYRDARSYNRFQIATVTEKGVEIEGPLSAETNWDIAHMISGFE; from the exons ATGGAAGCGTTTTTGGGGTCGCGGTCCGGACTTTGGGCGGGGGGTCCGGCCCCAGGACAGTTTTACCGCATTCCGTCCACTCCCGATTCCTTCATGGATCCAGCGTCTGCACTTTACAGAGGTCCAATCACACGGACCCA GAACCCCATGGTGACCGGGACCTCAGTTCTCGGCGTTAAGTTCGAGGGCGGAGTGGTGATTGCCGCAGACATGCTGGGATCCTACGGCTCCTTGGCTCGTTTCCGCAACATATCTCGCATCATGCGAGTCAACAACAGTACCATGCTGGGTGCCTCTGGGGACTATGCTGATTTCCAGTATTTGAAGCAAGTTCTCGGCCAGATGGT GATTGATGAGGAGCTTCTGGGAGATGGACACAGCTATAGTCCTAGAGCTATTCATTCATGGCTGACCAGGGCCATGTACAGCCGGCGCTCCAAGATGAACCCTTTGTGGAATACCATGGTCATCGGAGGCTATGCTGATGGAGAGAG CTTCCTTGGTTATGTGGACATGCTTGGTGTAGCCTATGAAGCCCCTTCGCTGGCCACTGGTTATGGTGCATACTTGGCTCAG CCTCTGCTGCGAGAAGTTCTGGAGAAGCAGCCAGTGCTAAGCCAGACCGAGGCCCGTAACCTAGTAGAACGCTGCATGCGAGTGCTGTACTACCGAGATGCCCGTTCCTACAACCGG tttcaaaTCGCCACTGTAACTGAAAAAGGTGTTGAAATAGAGGGACCATTGTCTGCAGAGACCAACTGGGATATTGCCCACATGATCAG tGGCTTTGAATGA